One segment of Nostoc piscinale CENA21 DNA contains the following:
- a CDS encoding eCIS core domain-containing protein — protein MPNISVFPSNVTTQPSPIQMKLTIGQPGDQYEQEADRLAADVVQQINAPETQQVQREAAPEEEEVRMKPMVQRLSGAGGMTTTPDLEQSIQQARSSGQPLTGSIREPMEQAFGADFSAVRIHADAQSDELNQSIQAKAFTTGKDIFFRQGEYQPGNRGGQELIAHELTHVVQQNGQSTTIQRLAIGERPFKEGYQKILQHPKWYEEAENFEQRLGGYCFNHPKARAAAKASVDKLDLVLRQYYKELTVKEIRKKAFLKDDTTSAGQVGEAMSGAAIKKLFKTGNIRELMTAFYNAAYYKGGYGGNLSESFKAILHDITLNDNWQAAQDLDLNENALRSQSAYLKGTGRAIKHGLVNLFKPDKAYNYTQDIFALGNLTAQSDDTWATYEMTMSQKDRKDRSAQEKATGSHKKTPRDYELMGASLSDREKEFLTAQNKPLTMMGFDIEEVPNDQIEYDTDGNALLDKFKVEGGSVEVQYEYGVDNKPVLNDKGKPKIQKILKVLPAPKTINNVRQSDLQPGEEGPELPLEWVEGTAWFTIDPNSSWYKQVHDQLGAPVVAGVSGTTSRMLSAFKWLNVPGVNELDFRLAIMGWMLTSWDHSLYEIFRGSHIVGVNGGQETTSNVIDMYMNIPPLSIAELRSSVCKDRMFPHEYLYMQMAEETDDQKPRLIEPGQDIVDNAKDRYEELEQEADDYDQTDPNRSDFSKELEQQGTNPEELYDKLSPAHLTAIGGYTGGMHALLNAVMTLPAPMAKIALRKKLHGVVDHHSEVNLLENQRTDLENQLSLSTDVLEQQQLQAKIDKLQQRLDYLDEHYEEWTASLDPLKNQVDNELADTTLSPEERETKRRSLDPKIAQIAETLYSELKLHANMTVEALQNFPPANGITVYRGDWKGSVSLMYSGKSLSFKQFTSTSKDIDKAWDFVERYSDGKFSHPVLLELELKGKGGRDISYFSEIPSEKEVLLMPGTKFEVKKTQMLKDGIEHIRAVEV, from the coding sequence TTGCCAAATATATCTGTATTTCCTAGTAATGTGACTACGCAACCATCACCCATTCAAATGAAGCTTACCATTGGTCAGCCGGGTGACCAATACGAACAGGAAGCAGATAGGTTAGCCGCAGATGTCGTCCAGCAAATTAATGCACCAGAAACTCAACAAGTTCAGCGTGAAGCTGCACCGGAAGAAGAAGAAGTACGCATGAAACCAATGGTGCAGCGTTTGTCTGGTGCAGGTGGAATGACTACAACACCTGATTTAGAACAGTCAATCCAACAAGCCAGAAGTAGCGGACAGCCCCTAACAGGAAGTATTAGGGAACCAATGGAACAAGCCTTTGGCGCTGATTTTAGTGCTGTAAGAATTCATGCTGATGCTCAATCTGACGAATTAAACCAATCAATTCAAGCAAAAGCCTTCACCACAGGAAAAGATATTTTCTTCCGCCAAGGTGAATATCAGCCAGGAAACCGTGGGGGACAGGAATTAATCGCCCATGAATTGACTCATGTAGTGCAGCAGAATGGTCAAAGTACAACTATTCAGAGATTGGCTATAGGAGAGCGTCCCTTCAAGGAAGGTTATCAAAAGATTCTCCAACATCCGAAATGGTATGAAGAAGCTGAAAATTTTGAACAACGACTGGGTGGCTACTGTTTCAATCATCCTAAAGCTCGCGCTGCTGCCAAAGCGTCTGTTGACAAGCTTGATCTTGTGTTGCGGCAGTATTACAAAGAACTTACGGTGAAAGAGATTCGGAAAAAAGCATTTCTTAAAGATGACACCACAAGTGCTGGTCAGGTCGGTGAAGCGATGAGTGGTGCGGCAATTAAAAAACTTTTCAAAACTGGTAATATCCGTGAGTTAATGACTGCTTTTTATAATGCAGCGTATTATAAGGGAGGTTACGGTGGAAACTTAAGCGAAAGTTTTAAAGCCATCCTGCACGACATCACTCTGAATGACAATTGGCAAGCAGCTCAAGACCTTGACCTCAATGAAAATGCTCTCCGTAGTCAATCAGCATATCTCAAGGGAACAGGCCGAGCAATTAAACACGGTCTTGTAAATTTATTCAAACCTGACAAGGCTTACAACTATACTCAAGACATTTTTGCTTTGGGTAACTTGACTGCCCAGTCAGATGACACCTGGGCAACCTATGAGATGACGATGAGCCAAAAAGATCGCAAAGATCGTTCAGCACAAGAGAAGGCAACGGGGTCGCATAAAAAAACTCCCAGAGATTACGAACTCATGGGTGCGTCGCTTTCCGACCGAGAGAAGGAATTTTTGACTGCACAAAACAAACCACTGACGATGATGGGATTTGACATCGAAGAAGTCCCTAACGACCAAATCGAATATGACACAGATGGCAATGCTTTGTTAGACAAGTTCAAGGTGGAAGGAGGAAGCGTTGAAGTTCAATACGAATATGGGGTTGATAACAAACCTGTGTTGAATGACAAAGGTAAGCCCAAAATTCAGAAAATTTTGAAGGTTCTGCCTGCGCCAAAAACGATCAATAACGTGCGACAATCCGATCTGCAACCGGGTGAAGAGGGGCCTGAGTTGCCACTGGAATGGGTAGAGGGAACGGCTTGGTTTACAATTGATCCTAATTCCAGTTGGTATAAACAAGTACACGATCAACTGGGTGCGCCTGTAGTTGCAGGGGTTTCCGGCACAACCTCTCGAATGCTGAGTGCTTTTAAATGGTTAAATGTTCCAGGTGTCAATGAGCTAGACTTTCGCTTGGCAATTATGGGATGGATGTTAACTTCATGGGATCACTCACTGTATGAAATTTTCCGAGGTTCTCATATTGTTGGTGTTAATGGTGGTCAAGAAACCACATCAAATGTCATCGATATGTATATGAATATTCCGCCCCTGAGCATAGCAGAACTACGGAGTTCTGTGTGCAAGGATCGGATGTTCCCCCATGAGTATTTGTATATGCAGATGGCAGAGGAAACTGATGACCAAAAGCCAAGGCTAATCGAACCAGGTCAAGATATTGTAGATAATGCTAAAGACAGGTACGAAGAACTTGAACAAGAGGCGGATGACTACGATCAGACTGATCCCAACAGAAGCGATTTTTCTAAAGAGTTAGAACAACAAGGTACTAACCCTGAAGAATTGTACGACAAGTTAAGTCCTGCCCATCTGACAGCGATAGGTGGTTATACGGGGGGAATGCACGCACTTTTAAATGCAGTCATGACTTTGCCTGCTCCTATGGCTAAAATCGCATTGAGAAAGAAACTGCATGGTGTTGTAGATCACCACAGCGAAGTTAACCTTTTGGAAAATCAGCGAACAGATTTGGAAAATCAACTCAGTTTATCTACAGATGTCCTGGAGCAACAGCAATTGCAGGCAAAGATAGATAAATTACAACAGAGGTTGGATTACCTAGATGAACATTACGAAGAATGGACAGCATCGTTAGATCCACTCAAGAATCAAGTGGATAATGAGCTTGCAGATACCACACTTTCCCCTGAAGAACGTGAGACAAAACGTAGAAGTCTCGATCCCAAAATTGCTCAAATTGCTGAAACTCTGTATTCGGAGTTGAAATTGCACGCTAATATGACTGTCGAAGCACTCCAAAATTTCCCACCCGCTAATGGAATTACAGTTTATCGAGGCGATTGGAAGGGGAGTGTCTCCTTAATGTACAGTGGTAAATCACTCTCGTTCAAACAGTTTACAAGCACTAGCAAAGACATTGATAAAGCCTGGGATTTTGTTGAACGGTATTCTGATGGTAAATTTTCACATCCTGTACTGCTGGAATTGGAACTAAAAGGAAAAGGCGGCAGAGACATCTCTTATTTTTCAGAAATACCTAGCGAAAAAGAGGTACTGTTGATGCCTGGAACTAAGTTTGAAGTTAAAAAAACTCAGATGTTGAAAGATGGTATAGAACATATCCGCGCTGTTGAGGTTTGA
- a CDS encoding ATP-binding protein — MQWQVDNYNYLMNELSVVRKFLEINTNNQENPPLESSAKNTLPNAALNNLCRIFGLTDFERYILLLCIGMELDPNWGFLCGNAVAGVGKPYPTFMLATLVLPQAHWNALTPHAPLRGWQLIQIAEGSSLNLSSLRIDERILHYLLGLNNLDERLQGLVKSLETQNIAHVNSHQILAEQLATTWANTREGITLPIIQLCGDEVSSKKSIASTACQLLKLNLHIMSAGAIPSLRTNEINDLLRLWDRESMLHNSALLLDCEEIDSSDAAKESAIARLMANISSPLIIISHERRRFTQKPIIAIDVPKPSTDEQRTIWQNALGEVATTLNGHVDILVSHFSLSASSIHTVCTEAIGKSKLKTQNLTPHSLLPTLLWDTCRSQARSRLDELAQPIESSVSWDDLVLAEAQRQVLRDIAAHVRQRAKVYEQWGFGNKGGRGLGISALFAGASGTGKTMAAEVIANELRLDLYRIDLSQVVSKYIGETEKNLRRVFDAAEAGGAILLFDEADALFGKRSEVKDSHDRHANIEVGYLLQRMESYRGLAILTTNLKASLDQAFLRRIRFIVQFPFPDVTQRTEIWQRIFPQQTPTQDLDFSKLAKLNVSGGNIRNIALNAAFLAADAGEAVEMKYILQAAKSEYAKLERPLTDTEVKGWI; from the coding sequence ATGCAATGGCAAGTCGATAATTATAATTATTTGATGAATGAACTCTCTGTAGTTCGGAAATTCTTAGAAATAAACACAAATAATCAGGAAAATCCGCCATTAGAATCGAGTGCTAAAAATACTTTGCCTAACGCCGCACTGAATAATCTTTGTCGGATTTTTGGTTTAACAGATTTTGAACGTTATATTTTACTATTGTGTATTGGTATGGAACTAGACCCTAATTGGGGTTTTTTATGTGGCAATGCAGTAGCTGGTGTGGGTAAACCTTATCCAACTTTTATGTTGGCAACATTAGTTCTACCTCAAGCACATTGGAATGCTTTAACACCTCATGCACCGTTGCGAGGTTGGCAGTTAATTCAAATTGCTGAAGGTTCTAGTTTGAATCTCAGTTCGTTACGAATTGATGAGCGAATTTTACATTATTTGCTGGGATTGAATAATTTGGATGAGAGATTACAAGGCTTAGTAAAATCTCTTGAAACCCAAAATATTGCTCATGTAAATTCTCATCAGATTTTGGCAGAACAATTGGCAACAACTTGGGCAAATACTAGAGAAGGAATAACTTTACCCATTATTCAATTATGTGGAGATGAAGTAAGTAGTAAAAAATCGATCGCCTCTACAGCTTGTCAGTTACTCAAACTTAATTTACACATCATGTCAGCAGGTGCAATTCCTAGCCTGCGAACCAACGAAATCAATGATTTATTGCGTTTGTGGGATCGAGAATCCATGCTTCACAACAGCGCACTACTATTAGATTGTGAGGAAATTGATAGTAGCGATGCTGCCAAAGAAAGTGCGATCGCTCGTTTGATGGCAAATATATCCAGTCCCTTAATTATCATCAGCCATGAACGCAGGCGATTTACTCAAAAACCAATAATTGCGATCGACGTTCCCAAACCCAGCACAGACGAACAACGCACCATCTGGCAAAATGCTTTAGGTGAAGTAGCCACCACCCTCAACGGTCACGTAGATATCCTAGTGTCTCACTTCAGCCTCAGCGCCTCTAGTATTCACACAGTTTGTACAGAAGCCATAGGCAAATCAAAACTCAAAACTCAAAATCTCACTCCCCACTCCCTACTCCCTACTCTGTTGTGGGATACCTGCCGTTCGCAAGCGCGATCGCGTTTAGATGAATTAGCCCAACCAATAGAATCAAGTGTTAGTTGGGATGATTTAGTCTTAGCAGAAGCCCAACGTCAAGTTTTACGCGATATTGCAGCCCATGTGCGTCAACGGGCTAAAGTCTATGAACAATGGGGATTTGGCAACAAAGGCGGCAGAGGTTTAGGGATTAGTGCCTTATTTGCAGGTGCTAGTGGTACAGGTAAGACAATGGCTGCTGAAGTGATTGCTAATGAACTGCGTTTAGATTTGTACCGCATTGATTTAAGCCAAGTTGTGAGTAAATATATTGGCGAGACAGAAAAGAACTTACGCCGTGTATTTGATGCGGCAGAAGCAGGCGGCGCAATTTTACTATTCGATGAAGCAGATGCCTTATTTGGCAAACGTAGCGAAGTGAAAGACAGCCATGACCGCCACGCCAATATTGAAGTCGGCTATTTACTCCAACGTATGGAATCTTACCGGGGTTTAGCTATTCTCACCACCAACTTAAAAGCTTCCTTAGACCAAGCATTTCTGCGCCGGATTCGGTTTATTGTCCAGTTTCCCTTCCCTGATGTCACTCAGCGCACCGAGATTTGGCAACGCATCTTTCCGCAGCAAACACCCACCCAAGATTTAGACTTTAGTAAATTGGCAAAATTAAACGTATCCGGCGGTAATATTCGTAACATTGCCCTGAATGCCGCCTTTTTAGCCGCCGATGCTGGGGAAGCAGTAGAAATGAAATATATTTTACAGGCTGCCAAGAGTGAATACGCAAAACTAGAACGACCATTGACAGATACAGAGGTAAAAGGTTGGATTTAG